The Methylomagnum ishizawai genome has a window encoding:
- a CDS encoding acyl-CoA ligase (AMP-forming), exosortase A system-associated yields the protein MTNLIHDLASAAALANPGAVALRDGGRECSFADLRKEIEVSANLMLGLGLERTDRVAIYLEKRLETVVAMFGAAAAGGVFVPVNPLLKPEQVGHILSDCCARILVTSPERWDLIADTVSKCRDLRAVVLTGDRPLPEVVGLRMASWSERLGAVARPAHRVIDQDMAAILYTSGSTGRPKGVVLSHRNLVAGADSVAEYLGNTAEDRILAVLPLSFDYGLSQLTTAFRVGACAVLMNYLLPRDVIRMVARERITGLAAVPPLWVQLAQLDWPEGTDQHLRYITNSGGHMPKPTLDALRGKLPKTKPYLMYGLTEAFRSTYLPPEEVDRRPDSMGKAIPNAEIMVVREDGTPCMPGEPGELVHRGIHVALGYWNDPEKTAERYKPAPGQLPGLPLPEMAVWSGDTVRKDEEGFLYFIGRRDEMIKTSGYRISPTEIEEVAYSAGAVTETAAVGVAHPVLGQAVVLVTFAVDNGEAASGRVLEACKRQLPAFMVPARIVARTEPLPRNPNGKIDRKRLATELGAMFEEAGP from the coding sequence ATGACAAATTTAATCCATGATTTGGCGAGCGCCGCGGCGCTCGCGAACCCCGGAGCGGTGGCGCTCCGGGATGGCGGACGAGAGTGCAGCTTTGCGGATTTACGTAAAGAAATCGAGGTTTCCGCCAACTTGATGCTTGGATTGGGGTTGGAGCGTACCGATAGGGTGGCGATCTACCTCGAAAAACGTCTTGAAACCGTGGTCGCCATGTTCGGCGCGGCGGCGGCGGGCGGTGTTTTCGTCCCGGTGAATCCGCTGCTGAAGCCCGAGCAGGTCGGCCATATCCTGTCGGATTGCTGCGCCAGGATCCTGGTGACCTCGCCCGAAAGATGGGATTTGATCGCGGACACTGTATCCAAATGCCGCGACTTGCGTGCCGTCGTTCTGACAGGGGATCGGCCCCTGCCCGAGGTCGTGGGGCTGCGCATGGCGAGCTGGTCCGAGCGGCTGGGTGCCGTGGCGCGTCCGGCCCACCGGGTGATCGACCAGGACATGGCCGCGATCCTCTACACCTCGGGCAGTACCGGCAGGCCCAAGGGCGTGGTGCTGTCGCACCGCAATCTGGTCGCCGGGGCCGACAGCGTCGCCGAGTATCTCGGAAATACGGCGGAGGACCGCATCTTGGCGGTTTTGCCGCTCTCGTTCGATTATGGGCTGTCGCAGCTGACCACGGCCTTCCGCGTCGGTGCTTGCGCCGTGCTGATGAACTACCTGCTGCCGCGCGATGTGATACGTATGGTTGCCCGCGAGCGCATCACGGGCTTGGCGGCGGTGCCGCCCCTGTGGGTGCAATTGGCGCAATTGGATTGGCCGGAAGGCACCGACCAACACCTGCGCTATATCACGAACTCCGGCGGGCATATGCCCAAGCCGACCCTGGACGCGCTCAGGGGCAAACTGCCGAAGACCAAGCCCTATCTGATGTACGGCTTGACCGAAGCCTTCCGCTCCACCTACCTGCCGCCCGAGGAGGTGGACCGGCGTCCCGATTCCATGGGCAAGGCGATTCCCAACGCCGAAATCATGGTGGTGCGGGAGGACGGCACGCCTTGTATGCCCGGCGAGCCTGGCGAATTGGTGCACCGTGGCATCCATGTGGCCCTGGGCTATTGGAACGATCCCGAGAAGACCGCCGAGCGCTACAAACCCGCGCCGGGGCAACTGCCGGGCCTCCCCTTGCCGGAAATGGCGGTCTGGTCCGGCGATACGGTGCGCAAGGACGAAGAAGGCTTTCTCTATTTCATCGGTCGCCGCGACGAGATGATCAAGACCTCGGGCTACCGCATCAGCCCGACCGAGATCGAGGAGGTCGCCTATTCCGCCGGGGCGGTGACGGAAACCGCCGCGGTGGGTGTCGCCCATCCCGTGCTGGGGCAGGCCGTCGTGCTGGTGACTTTCGCCGTGGATAATGGCGAAGCGGCGAGCGGCAGGGTGTTGGAGGCGTGCAAGCGCCAACTGCCCGCCTTCATGGTGCCGGCCAGGATCGTCGCCAGGACGGAACCCTTGCCGCGCAATCCCAACGGGAAGATCGACCGCAAGCGCCTCGCCACCGAACTGGGCGCTATGTTCGAGGAGGCGGGGCCATGA
- a CDS encoding acyl carrier protein: MLEQKIIRILDHVLQLGDRGINFNNSTLLLCNVPEFDSMAVVSVLTAIEEEFGISVDDDEISASIFETVGSLVAFVESKLT, encoded by the coding sequence GTGCTCGAACAGAAAATCATTAGAATACTTGATCATGTATTGCAGCTTGGTGATCGCGGTATAAATTTCAATAATTCCACATTGTTATTATGTAATGTGCCGGAGTTCGATTCGATGGCCGTGGTCTCCGTGCTGACCGCCATCGAAGAAGAATTTGGAATCTCCGTGGACGACGACGAAATCAGCGCCTCGATTTTCGAAACGGTCGGCTCATTGGTTGCCTTCGTGGAATCAAAACTCACTTGA
- a CDS encoding dehydrogenase E1 component subunit alpha/beta — protein sequence MRISIPGFSLDRHGKPVIGMDDASLYAYGDLIRGTERLILDLFGRGLLSGTTHTCIGQELCQMSVVRALNHPQDAVLSNHRNHGHFLSYSGDALGLIAEIMGRRDGVCGGYGGSQHIAYRHFHSNGVQAGMTGIGTGLAFARQRRDSPGLVAIMIGDGTLGEGLLYESFNLASIWKAPALFVVENNRIAQTTPTAHTLGGDITARGAAFGLKTYELDDAAPDFMRQADAIIAELRGLRHPALLVIETRRLGPHSKGDDLRSDAEKRHIAERDPLQHLGRRLAAAERAAIEARNAAFLREVEAAALDSPEARFQPESSPVFRPIPAVSAPVLPATAPNVRASLNQALRQLLAAHGDILLLGEDLHDPYGGAFKVTAGLSTDFPDRVISTPISEAGITGAGIGLALAGLRPIVEIMFADFLSLCLDQIYNHAVKFPGMFPSVDVPLILRTPCGGRRGYGPTHSQSPENLFVSVPGLTVVYPSHRHNAGQLLADAATRWPNPTLFLEHKLLYGEAQNPQDYTELPADPADLGSGLFPTLRRGAAEPDISLIAFGGMLPIVEHAARRLAEEEELAVEIIAPSLLAPLPRAGLLAALADRPIVAVIEESHHEFGVSAEILACLAESGHQGRLARIGAAARPIAAARGIERELLPDADTIIAEIVELFS from the coding sequence ATGCGGATCAGTATTCCCGGCTTTTCCCTAGACCGCCATGGCAAACCCGTGATCGGCATGGACGACGCCAGCCTGTATGCCTACGGCGATCTCATCCGCGGCACGGAGCGGCTCATCCTCGACCTGTTCGGACGTGGCCTGCTGTCCGGGACCACGCACACCTGTATCGGCCAAGAACTGTGCCAGATGTCCGTGGTGCGGGCGCTCAACCACCCCCAAGACGCGGTGCTTTCGAATCACCGCAACCATGGCCATTTCCTCAGCTATTCCGGGGACGCGCTGGGGCTGATCGCCGAGATCATGGGGCGGCGGGACGGCGTCTGCGGCGGCTATGGCGGCAGCCAACACATCGCCTATCGTCATTTCCATAGCAACGGCGTACAGGCCGGGATGACGGGCATCGGCACGGGGCTCGCGTTCGCGCGCCAACGGCGGGACAGCCCGGGCCTCGTCGCCATTATGATCGGCGACGGCACCTTGGGCGAAGGGCTCCTCTACGAAAGCTTCAACCTCGCTTCCATTTGGAAGGCTCCGGCGCTGTTCGTGGTTGAGAACAACCGCATCGCCCAAACCACCCCCACCGCGCACACGCTCGGCGGCGACATCACAGCACGCGGCGCGGCGTTCGGTTTGAAGACCTACGAACTCGACGATGCCGCGCCCGACTTCATGCGGCAGGCCGACGCAATCATCGCCGAACTGCGCGGGCTGCGGCATCCGGCCCTGCTCGTCATCGAAACCCGGCGGCTGGGACCGCACAGCAAGGGCGACGACTTGCGCAGCGACGCGGAAAAACGCCACATCGCCGAACGTGATCCCTTGCAACATCTGGGCCGCCGGCTGGCCGCGGCGGAACGCGCCGCCATCGAAGCCCGCAATGCGGCGTTCCTGCGGGAAGTCGAAGCCGCGGCCCTGGACTCTCCCGAAGCCCGCTTCCAACCGGAGTCCAGCCCTGTCTTCCGGCCCATCCCGGCGGTTTCCGCCCCCGTCCTGCCCGCCACGGCCCCCAATGTGCGCGCCTCGCTCAACCAAGCCTTGCGCCAACTGCTCGCGGCGCACGGAGATATCCTCCTGCTGGGCGAGGATTTGCACGATCCCTACGGCGGCGCCTTCAAGGTCACGGCGGGACTCTCCACCGACTTCCCGGACCGGGTGATCTCGACCCCGATCAGCGAGGCCGGCATCACCGGCGCGGGCATCGGGTTGGCGCTGGCGGGGCTGAGGCCCATCGTGGAAATCATGTTCGCGGACTTCCTCAGCCTGTGCCTGGATCAAATCTACAACCACGCCGTGAAATTCCCCGGCATGTTCCCAAGCGTGGACGTGCCCTTGATACTCCGCACGCCTTGCGGCGGTCGGCGCGGCTACGGTCCCACCCACAGCCAAAGCCCGGAAAACCTGTTCGTCTCGGTACCCGGCCTGACCGTGGTCTATCCCAGCCACCGGCACAACGCCGGCCAGCTATTGGCGGACGCGGCCACCCGCTGGCCCAATCCGACCCTGTTCCTCGAACACAAGCTTCTGTATGGGGAAGCCCAAAACCCCCAGGATTACACCGAATTGCCCGCCGACCCGGCCGACCTGGGGAGCGGCCTGTTCCCCACGCTGCGGCGGGGCGCCGCCGAACCGGATATTAGCTTGATCGCCTTCGGCGGGATGCTGCCCATCGTCGAACACGCCGCCCGGCGGCTGGCGGAGGAGGAAGAACTCGCGGTGGAAATCATCGCCCCGTCGCTATTGGCCCCCCTGCCCCGCGCCGGCCTGCTGGCGGCCTTGGCGGACCGCCCCATCGTCGCCGTCATCGAGGAATCGCACCACGAGTTCGGCGTCAGCGCCGAAATCCTCGCGTGCTTGGCGGAATCGGGCCACCAGGGCCGGCTGGCCCGCATCGGCGCGGCCGCCCGGCCCATCGCCGCCGCCCGCGGCATCGAGCGGGAACTCCTGCCCGACGCGGACACGATCATCGCCGAGATCGTGGAATTATTTTCATAA
- a CDS encoding biotin/lipoyl-containing protein, with amino-acid sequence MAIPVHTPRVNNNDDEVRLVGLEVAVGDRVSRGQAVAQIETDKAIMEIEAPAEGYVLDIAAPLDSQIAVGSVLIWLGATPDEAVPQAATDLDTPPPEGAIATPTAKARQLLQRYGLTAAQVPAQGPRLTAAAVSSYAASQGLAPLAGPPPPRSTARAPEPTPGVPGQWRELQGDEKGMLATVTWHRDHAVPGYIELEYDPRPWAEYARTFAERHKLMLNPLLSLMAWRLTRLAAAMPKLNSALVGERRYEYAAVNLGFTAQVDETLYLCVLRDAEQRDALEFVNALLDLQRRAAVHKLAADETRGATLGFSSMERWKVSQHIPVLPPLASLMVAHTADAQGRAVLGATYDHRVLNGFQVVSALRKLGKPPSDTP; translated from the coding sequence ATGGCCATCCCGGTACATACGCCGAGAGTCAATAACAATGACGATGAAGTCCGCCTCGTCGGGCTGGAAGTCGCGGTCGGCGACCGGGTGTCCCGTGGACAAGCCGTCGCGCAGATCGAGACCGACAAGGCGATCATGGAGATCGAAGCGCCCGCCGAGGGCTACGTACTGGACATCGCCGCCCCCCTCGACAGCCAGATCGCCGTGGGGAGCGTCTTGATCTGGCTGGGCGCCACGCCCGACGAAGCGGTACCCCAGGCGGCGACGGACCTGGACACCCCGCCGCCGGAGGGTGCCATCGCCACGCCCACCGCCAAGGCGCGGCAACTGTTACAGCGCTACGGGCTGACCGCCGCCCAGGTTCCCGCCCAAGGCCCGCGCTTGACCGCCGCGGCGGTGTCGAGCTACGCCGCATCCCAAGGACTCGCCCCGCTGGCCGGTCCGCCACCGCCCCGCTCCACCGCCCGCGCCCCGGAACCCACGCCCGGCGTTCCGGGCCAATGGCGCGAACTCCAGGGCGACGAGAAAGGCATGCTGGCCACGGTGACTTGGCATCGCGACCACGCCGTGCCCGGTTATATCGAACTGGAATACGATCCCCGGCCCTGGGCCGAGTATGCCCGGACTTTCGCGGAACGCCACAAGCTGATGCTCAACCCCTTGCTCTCGCTGATGGCATGGCGCCTGACCCGGCTGGCCGCCGCCATGCCCAAGCTCAACAGCGCCCTGGTCGGCGAACGCCGCTACGAATACGCCGCCGTGAACCTGGGCTTCACCGCGCAGGTGGATGAAACCCTCTACCTGTGCGTGCTGCGGGACGCGGAACAGCGCGATGCGCTGGAATTCGTCAACGCCCTGCTGGATTTGCAGCGGCGCGCCGCGGTGCATAAACTCGCCGCCGATGAAACCAGGGGCGCGACCCTGGGGTTTTCCAGCATGGAGCGCTGGAAAGTCAGCCAGCATATCCCCGTGCTGCCCCCGCTCGCGTCCTTGATGGTGGCCCACACCGCCGACGCCCAAGGCCGCGCCGTGCTGGGCGCGACCTACGACCACCGCGTGCTGAACGGTTTCCAAGTCGTCTCGGCCCTACGCAAGCTGGGCAAACCGCCTTCGGACACCCCCTGA
- a CDS encoding acyl carrier protein translates to MAPDRNAIEQAIKAKIVEIADQLGEDARALTHDELIPATGLIDSAGLLQLLAWYEHRFQIPLAQDEITVDNLGTIATMAGFALKKKGSL, encoded by the coding sequence ATGGCCCCCGACCGCAACGCTATTGAACAGGCCATCAAGGCCAAGATCGTCGAAATCGCCGACCAGTTGGGCGAAGACGCCCGCGCATTGACCCACGACGAGTTGATCCCGGCGACGGGCTTGATCGACTCGGCGGGACTGCTGCAATTGCTGGCCTGGTACGAGCATCGTTTCCAGATTCCCCTGGCCCAGGACGAAATCACCGTCGATAACCTCGGCACCATCGCGACCATGGCCGGGTTCGCGCTCAAGAAAAAGGGCTCGCTGTAG
- a CDS encoding hydrolase 2, exosortase A system-associated — protein MEVAPGFLDSRGGRLFAVHHRPGPDAPCHGHVLVVPPFNEEMNRCRAILTLQARALAAHGIGTLVLDLFGTGDSEGGYRDGRWEIWLDNLQAALAWLDGQRGARRALLGVRMGVLLAAESLRRRNDPATALLAWQPVIDGKQHFTQFLRLRLAAQLDRPDLAKETTGFLRQQFAAGHCVEVAGYEIHPELAAAIDAAHLARLAPPAGTPVFWLEQVLAADTPEPTSASLKLLETWSAAGLNPDVAVYQDPPFWQAHERAIAPKALELTTGWLRDQWIPA, from the coding sequence GTGGAAGTCGCTCCCGGCTTCCTCGATAGCCGCGGGGGACGGTTGTTCGCCGTGCATCACCGCCCAGGGCCGGACGCCCCCTGCCACGGCCACGTCCTGGTCGTCCCGCCCTTCAACGAGGAGATGAACCGCTGCCGGGCCATACTCACCCTGCAAGCGCGGGCGTTGGCCGCCCATGGCATCGGCACCTTGGTGCTGGATTTGTTCGGCACCGGCGACAGCGAGGGCGGATACCGCGACGGGCGCTGGGAAATCTGGCTGGACAATCTTCAAGCCGCGCTGGCCTGGCTGGATGGTCAGCGCGGTGCCCGCCGGGCGCTGCTCGGCGTCCGCATGGGCGTTTTGCTGGCGGCGGAAAGCCTGCGCCGCCGCAACGATCCCGCCACCGCGCTGCTGGCTTGGCAGCCGGTGATCGATGGCAAGCAACATTTCACCCAATTCCTGCGCCTGCGCCTGGCCGCGCAACTGGACCGCCCCGATCTGGCCAAGGAAACCACCGGCTTCCTGCGCCAACAGTTCGCCGCGGGCCACTGCGTCGAGGTGGCCGGCTATGAAATCCACCCGGAATTGGCCGCGGCCATCGACGCCGCCCATCTGGCCCGGCTCGCGCCGCCCGCGGGCACCCCGGTCTTCTGGCTGGAACAAGTCCTCGCCGCCGACACTCCCGAACCGACCAGCGCCAGCCTCAAGCTCTTGGAAACCTGGTCCGCCGCCGGCTTGAACCCGGACGTGGCCGTCTACCAAGACCCGCCGTTCTGGCAGGCCCATGAACGGGCCATCGCGCCCAAGGCACTGGAACTCACCACCGGCTGGCTGCGCGACCAATGGATTCCCGCATGA
- a CDS encoding hydrolase 1, exosortase A system-associated, which produces MKETTFTFDCQGSPLVGICHHPDRPARRGVLMVLAGGPQYRVGGHRQLTLWARRLAAEGYPVFRFDYRGTGDSHGEFRGYKWIDEDIRAAIDRFCEETPGLTEIVLWGECNAATAIVFYAYRDPRVRGMVLLNPWTRTAEGQARTLMRHYYLDRLKNPDFWKKVFSFQFDPVASLRSLVRLARLARQAGPASPGAAQAGTGTEAPLSRDLPLPEAFLAGFSRFQGGPVMLVMSGRDLIAREFDEAIQADPQRWEPELRAKRCCRHDTLDGDHTFSSEAQRAQVADWAIAWLASW; this is translated from the coding sequence ATGAAAGAAACCACCTTCACCTTCGACTGCCAAGGTTCGCCCTTGGTCGGCATCTGCCACCACCCGGACCGGCCCGCCCGCCGTGGCGTGCTGATGGTGCTGGCGGGCGGTCCCCAGTACCGCGTCGGCGGCCACCGCCAGCTCACGCTCTGGGCGCGGCGCCTCGCCGCCGAAGGCTATCCCGTGTTCCGCTTCGATTATCGCGGCACGGGCGACAGCCACGGCGAATTCCGCGGCTACAAATGGATAGACGAAGACATCCGCGCCGCCATCGACCGTTTCTGCGAGGAAACGCCGGGACTCACCGAAATCGTCCTGTGGGGCGAATGCAACGCGGCGACGGCCATCGTGTTCTACGCCTACCGCGACCCGCGGGTACGCGGGATGGTGCTGCTCAATCCCTGGACCCGCACCGCCGAGGGCCAAGCCCGGACCCTCATGCGGCACTATTACCTCGACCGCCTCAAGAACCCGGATTTCTGGAAGAAGGTGTTCTCCTTCCAATTCGACCCGGTCGCTTCGCTACGGTCCTTGGTCCGGCTCGCCCGGCTCGCCCGGCAAGCGGGCCCGGCATCCCCTGGCGCGGCCCAGGCGGGCACCGGGACCGAAGCCCCGTTGTCCCGCGACCTGCCCCTACCGGAAGCCTTCCTGGCGGGCTTCTCGCGCTTCCAAGGCGGTCCCGTCATGCTAGTGATGAGCGGCAGGGACCTCATCGCCCGCGAATTCGACGAAGCCATCCAGGCCGATCCCCAGCGCTGGGAGCCCGAACTCCGCGCCAAACGCTGCTGCCGCCACGACACCCTCGATGGCGACCACACCTTCTCCTCCGAAGCCCAGCGCGCCCAAGTGGCCGATTGGGCCATCGCCTGGCTGGCGTCCTGGTGA